In the Bacillus shivajii genome, one interval contains:
- a CDS encoding DUF4129 domain-containing protein, whose product MKPSQTEFSRWMYFLIEITFIYVFVHALYIFNGSFPYIIEFLVLCTIAAATYRLIIGKTNSVKLTAVAVPFIFLLGVLLNFEVYASALLSVLLFWRVLTLYEDPEQDRETKLFFLTFGFALVFYLLFYQLHSNYAFLVIIFIQFFHVLLYKSTISIFKASGQNDEVSPRIKWVVGGLFTLSGLSVLIGMLYPAVKAVFLFGASLVAHISYTVAQPIFYFFGFLQPEDQELDIAEGDYEEGLDNFMEEMRQTDVEDTFIGSMSFYWILLSILLIIAFIYILKMKWNFEKKSDAGNLTSDISVKPEKKRSFIEQLTKRFLTKNDVRKWLYELEVVAAKYGYGRGYSETLAEWLFRLPLEDSVKQTILNTYQSVRYADKPVKGKERDDYKVAIQVAKRQIKEAS is encoded by the coding sequence GTGAAACCATCGCAAACTGAATTTTCTCGTTGGATGTACTTTCTTATCGAAATAACATTTATTTATGTGTTTGTTCATGCTTTATATATATTTAATGGCAGTTTTCCATATATCATTGAATTTCTAGTCCTATGCACCATTGCAGCTGCAACATACCGCTTGATTATTGGTAAAACGAATTCCGTAAAGCTGACAGCGGTCGCTGTACCATTCATTTTTTTATTAGGCGTACTATTAAACTTCGAGGTCTATGCTTCAGCTCTTTTATCTGTCCTTTTATTTTGGCGAGTCCTGACTTTGTATGAAGATCCGGAGCAAGATCGTGAAACGAAATTATTTTTTTTGACATTCGGGTTTGCGCTTGTTTTTTATTTATTGTTTTATCAACTGCATTCGAATTACGCTTTTCTAGTTATCATATTTATCCAGTTCTTTCATGTTCTACTGTATAAATCAACGATCTCTATTTTTAAAGCATCTGGTCAAAACGATGAAGTAAGCCCTCGAATCAAATGGGTTGTAGGAGGCTTGTTCACACTTAGTGGCCTTTCCGTTTTAATAGGAATGCTTTATCCCGCTGTAAAAGCCGTCTTTTTATTCGGAGCTAGTCTAGTTGCCCATATCAGTTACACAGTTGCCCAGCCTATCTTTTATTTCTTCGGTTTTTTACAACCTGAAGACCAGGAATTAGATATCGCTGAAGGGGATTATGAAGAAGGTCTCGACAACTTCATGGAAGAGATGCGCCAAACAGATGTTGAAGATACATTTATCGGATCGATGTCTTTTTATTGGATTCTTTTATCAATTCTTTTAATCATTGCTTTCATTTATATTTTGAAAATGAAATGGAACTTTGAAAAGAAAAGCGATGCTGGAAATTTAACTAGTGATATTTCTGTAAAACCTGAGAAAAAACGTTCTTTTATTGAACAATTAACAAAACGTTTCCTAACAAAAAATGACGTTCGGAAGTGGTTATATGAATTAGAGGTCGTCGCAGCTAAATACGGCTATGGAAGGGGCTATTCAGAAACATTAGCAGAGTGGCTTTTCCGTCTTCCATTAGAAGACTCTGTTAAACAAACGATATTAAATACGTACCAGTCTGTTCGATATGCTGACAAACCTGTAAAAGGAAAAGAAAGAGACGATTATAAAGTCGCTATCCAAGTAGCAAAACGCCAAATTAAAGAAGCCTCATAA
- the pulA gene encoding type I pullulanase, translated as MTKNVAWLDDVHELMVESENLEESLTQGEPIILTPKKEIRAEFLGYINEKIGKFSFSEPLTLGEKQVLSVGGKRFQIYPRKIVRTHWFENNYCTESAQLGAIYGKDATTFRIWAPTAINVLLYLDNNKINLKKCSKGIWEVVILGDCHEATYEYGVEINGKVEKVIDPYAKALLANSKKGVVVDFSRTNSSYILNQQRPFLKNVQDAIIYELHVRDATVDAQSGVKNKGRFLGLTEKDTVSQNGLSSGLSYIKQLGITHVQLLPINDFARVDETNPHEYYNWGYDPLYFQVPEGSYASDPHHPITRIYECKKMIASLHNEGLSVILDVVYNHVFKREESSFEKIVPGYYFRYKEDGSVSNGTGVGNDLATERRMVRKFILDTIDFWLSEYKVDGFRFDLMGAIDIVTMKEIEKRCAEEETKIILLGEGWDLPTALPNSLKTIPHQSHQVRGISFFNDLFRDSLKGTLFDMDDRGYVNGEGKFIERLPHLVSGSVDERYGIPFVSEVHQSVNYVECHDNHTLWDRLMKTNRDESEEHKKRMHQLATGITLLSQGIPFLHAGQEWFRTKKGDGNSYISGDEINQLDWLQRGREEENISFIRSLVQIRKKYDSFRLSSKEEIRKHLHILSTPNPVFGFMLLTTKEDLAIYVNPTREKYELHLPSAGTWEVLATNLQQKDLSGEIKGEFSSVRSYELIVLKKSRY; from the coding sequence GTGACTAAAAATGTTGCTTGGCTTGACGATGTACATGAATTAATGGTTGAATCAGAGAATTTGGAAGAATCGCTTACTCAAGGTGAACCGATCATTTTAACGCCGAAAAAAGAAATTCGGGCTGAATTTCTTGGATATATAAATGAAAAAATAGGGAAATTCTCATTTTCTGAACCATTAACCCTTGGAGAAAAACAGGTATTATCAGTGGGTGGTAAGCGCTTTCAAATTTATCCTAGGAAAATTGTTAGGACACATTGGTTTGAAAACAATTATTGTACTGAAAGTGCCCAATTAGGTGCAATATATGGGAAAGACGCGACCACTTTTAGAATTTGGGCACCAACTGCAATAAATGTATTATTATATTTAGATAACAATAAAATCAATCTCAAAAAATGTTCAAAAGGTATTTGGGAAGTAGTTATACTAGGTGACTGTCATGAAGCAACGTACGAGTATGGAGTAGAAATAAATGGAAAAGTGGAAAAGGTGATCGACCCTTACGCAAAAGCACTTCTTGCTAATAGTAAAAAAGGTGTAGTTGTCGATTTTTCTCGAACGAATTCTTCTTACATTTTGAATCAACAAAGACCGTTTCTAAAGAATGTGCAAGACGCAATCATTTATGAATTGCATGTTCGGGATGCGACTGTTGATGCTCAGAGTGGAGTAAAGAATAAAGGTAGATTTTTAGGGTTAACAGAAAAGGACACTGTCTCCCAAAACGGACTGTCGTCAGGACTTTCATATATAAAACAATTAGGCATCACGCATGTTCAACTACTACCAATCAATGACTTTGCACGAGTTGATGAAACAAATCCACATGAGTATTATAACTGGGGGTATGATCCACTTTACTTCCAAGTTCCAGAAGGAAGTTATGCTAGTGACCCACACCACCCAATTACAAGAATTTATGAATGTAAAAAAATGATTGCTTCACTTCACAACGAGGGGCTAAGTGTTATTTTAGATGTGGTTTATAATCATGTATTTAAGCGAGAGGAGTCCTCATTTGAAAAAATCGTCCCAGGGTATTATTTCAGATACAAAGAAGATGGGTCTGTCAGTAATGGAACGGGTGTAGGTAATGACTTAGCAACAGAACGTCGGATGGTTAGAAAATTTATTCTTGATACGATAGATTTCTGGTTATCAGAATATAAAGTAGATGGTTTTCGTTTCGATTTAATGGGGGCAATCGACATCGTTACAATGAAAGAAATTGAAAAACGATGCGCTGAAGAAGAGACAAAGATTATTTTGCTCGGAGAAGGGTGGGACTTACCAACAGCACTCCCAAACTCGTTAAAAACAATACCGCATCAATCTCATCAAGTTCGCGGAATTAGTTTTTTTAATGATTTATTTCGTGACTCTTTAAAAGGGACATTATTCGATATGGACGACAGAGGCTATGTTAATGGAGAAGGGAAGTTTATTGAAAGGCTTCCACACTTAGTATCTGGTTCAGTGGATGAAAGATACGGGATACCGTTTGTTTCTGAGGTGCATCAGTCAGTAAATTATGTTGAGTGTCACGATAACCACACGTTATGGGATCGTTTAATGAAAACAAATCGAGATGAGAGCGAAGAACATAAGAAACGCATGCATCAGTTAGCAACCGGTATTACGTTGTTAAGTCAGGGCATTCCATTTCTTCATGCTGGTCAAGAATGGTTTCGAACAAAAAAGGGAGATGGTAACAGCTATATTTCTGGTGATGAAATTAATCAGTTGGATTGGTTGCAAAGGGGGCGAGAAGAAGAAAACATTTCATTTATTCGATCATTAGTACAAATCCGAAAAAAATATGACTCGTTTCGTTTATCGTCAAAAGAAGAAATAAGAAAACATCTTCACATCTTATCAACGCCCAATCCAGTGTTTGGATTTATGCTGTTAACGACAAAGGAAGACCTTGCAATCTATGTGAATCCGACTCGTGAAAAGTATGAGCTCCACTTACCATCTGCAGGTACGTGGGAAGTACTTGCGACTAATTTGCAGCAGAAAGATCTGTCTGGGGAGATTAAAGGGGAATTTAGTTCGGTAAGGTCATATGAACTGATCGTATTAAAAAAATCACGATATTAA